A genome region from Methanococcoides burtonii DSM 6242 includes the following:
- a CDS encoding tRNA (guanine(10)-N(2))-dimethyltransferase has product MLSTKVTEGSTTVSVPVPPEGVPFPPSEAPVFYNPHMELNRDISVAATSACAKRILLKKDMELKDITYLDAMSASGIRGLRIANEVGITSILNDWSDDAYGLILENIGLTGVSDIAEATCKNANVLMHERRFNIVDLDPFGSPTPYLDAATRSAVHFLEVTATDTAPLCGAHFNSGMRKYAAVPLNNEFHSEMGVRILLGKIARELAKHDKGMTPLLSHATRHYVRTYLQVKKGAKLADKAFKDLGFLSHCEHCGHREIFHGMAISISDHCSSCGNDVYIAGPLWLGQLHEPQYCDEVLLELEDRSLGTKEQAKKLILACRDELDIPFFYDQHVICKMIGVSAPAMDMFIAALRETGANVSRTHFTGISFKTDAKIDTIKDVLRSL; this is encoded by the coding sequence ATGTTGAGCACTAAAGTCACAGAGGGTAGTACGACAGTTTCTGTACCGGTTCCTCCGGAAGGGGTTCCATTTCCTCCTTCTGAAGCACCGGTCTTCTACAATCCTCATATGGAATTGAATCGGGATATCTCGGTTGCAGCAACCTCGGCCTGTGCCAAGCGTATTCTTCTTAAGAAGGATATGGAACTTAAGGATATTACTTATCTTGATGCGATGTCTGCATCAGGCATCAGGGGATTGAGGATCGCTAATGAGGTGGGTATTACTTCGATATTGAATGACTGGAGTGATGATGCTTATGGACTCATTCTTGAGAACATTGGCCTCACTGGGGTTTCTGACATTGCAGAAGCTACCTGCAAGAATGCCAATGTCCTGATGCATGAGCGGCGTTTCAATATAGTTGATCTTGATCCTTTTGGAAGTCCGACCCCTTACCTTGATGCAGCTACAAGGTCAGCAGTTCATTTTTTGGAAGTTACTGCGACGGATACAGCTCCACTTTGTGGTGCTCATTTTAATTCCGGGATGAGAAAATATGCCGCTGTGCCGTTGAACAATGAATTCCACAGTGAGATGGGAGTTCGTATCCTTCTTGGCAAGATCGCTAGAGAACTTGCCAAACATGACAAAGGTATGACCCCCTTGCTCTCTCACGCTACAAGGCACTATGTGCGCACTTATCTCCAAGTTAAAAAAGGTGCTAAACTGGCAGATAAAGCGTTTAAGGATCTTGGATTCCTATCACATTGTGAACATTGTGGGCACAGAGAGATCTTTCATGGAATGGCCATATCGATAAGTGATCATTGTAGCTCTTGTGGAAATGATGTCTATATAGCAGGTCCTCTGTGGTTAGGGCAATTACATGAACCTCAGTACTGCGATGAGGTTCTTCTGGAGCTGGAAGACAGATCTCTTGGAACGAAAGAGCAGGCAAAGAAGCTTATTTTGGCATGTAGGGATGAACTGGATATTCCCTTCTTCTATGATCAGCATGTCATTTGTAAGATGATCGGAGTTTCGGCACCTGCAATGGATATGTTCATTGCCGCTCTTAGGGAAACCGGAGCCAATGTCTCAAGGACACATTTCACTGGAATCTCATTCAAAACCGATGCAAAGATCGATACTATCAAAGATGTCTTAAGGAGTCTTTAA
- a CDS encoding helix-turn-helix domain-containing protein encodes MTEKNSVGENIRQFREDRSMTVEELANESQSNVELIEKLEKGELIPSLTPLLKIARALGVRLGTFLDDTPQKGPIVNRSGEAKNVVRFSGKCASCEESTLDFYSLAADKQDRHMEPFIIDVHPCNDAKGPVLSSHEGEEFIYVLEGDIELSYGKDKHTLTKGDSIYYDSIVPHDLHAAGKESKILAIVYTPL; translated from the coding sequence TTGACTGAAAAAAACAGTGTTGGAGAAAATATCCGCCAGTTCCGTGAAGACCGTAGTATGACAGTGGAAGAGCTGGCAAATGAGAGTCAGAGCAATGTGGAACTGATCGAAAAGCTTGAAAAGGGAGAGCTAATCCCGTCATTAACACCTCTTTTAAAGATAGCACGTGCTCTGGGAGTGCGACTTGGAACGTTCCTTGACGATACGCCTCAAAAAGGCCCTATAGTAAACCGTAGTGGAGAAGCAAAGAATGTGGTCCGCTTTTCAGGCAAATGTGCATCCTGTGAAGAAAGCACACTTGATTTTTATTCACTTGCCGCAGACAAGCAGGACAGGCATATGGAGCCATTCATAATAGATGTGCACCCCTGCAACGATGCAAAGGGACCGGTATTGTCATCTCACGAAGGTGAAGAGTTCATTTATGTGCTTGAGGGAGACATCGAACTATCCTATGGAAAGGATAAACACACCCTGACAAAAGGTGATAGTATCTACTATGATTCCATTGTCCCTCATGACCTCCACGCAGCAGGTAAGGAATCAAAGATACTTGCTATTGTCTATACCCCACTCTAA
- a CDS encoding acyl-CoA thioesterase produces the protein MFVTTVTPRFGDIDGLGHVNNTVLPGWFELARNPIFRMFEPDLDLSPEKWGLIMARIDFDFLGEIFFDGDVEIRTYVKRLGNKSFTLHHEAWQRGELKTKGDAVLVGYDFVNKRSKTLADDIKETLAEHLIPEEKNE, from the coding sequence ATGTTCGTTACAACTGTTACTCCAAGATTCGGCGATATCGATGGTTTGGGGCATGTGAACAATACAGTCCTGCCAGGATGGTTTGAACTTGCAAGAAACCCAATATTCCGTATGTTCGAGCCAGATCTTGACCTGAGTCCAGAGAAATGGGGACTGATAATGGCAAGGATCGATTTTGATTTCCTTGGTGAGATTTTCTTCGATGGCGATGTCGAAATAAGAACATATGTAAAGAGATTAGGGAACAAGTCCTTTACGTTGCATCACGAAGCATGGCAAAGAGGAGAGCTTAAGACAAAAGGAGACGCGGTACTGGTGGGCTATGATTTTGTCAATAAGAGGTCAAAAACTTTAGCTGATGACATAAAGGAAACTTTGGCAGAACACCTGATCCCTGAAGAGAAGAACGAATAA